The genomic stretch GACGGTTTCGTTCGACTACGGCAAGCGCACCCAGTCGGGCATCGTGAGCCCGGTCGTGGGCGAGTGCGAGACCTTCCTGCCCGAGATCGAGGCCTTCGTCTCGGACGCCGGGCTGGACCTGACCGCCTACCACACGCCCTACTCCGTGGACGTGGTGCCGCACGACCTGACGAAGGTTCTCGCCCTGGAGTGGGTCGCCCGTGAGGAGGGCCTGTCGATGGCCGAGGTGGCCTTCATCGGCGACACCAACGGCGACGCGCCCGCCATCGCCGCGGCAGGCCTCGGCTTCGCCCCGGCCAACGGCGCAGAGACCGCCCACGCGGCGGCCGACGTGGTCACCGAAGCGGCCGTGCTCGGCGGCGTGCTCGAGGCCTACCGCGCCTGCCTCGCCCACAACGGCGTCGCGGAATAAGCACCGCGCTCGTCACGTTTGCGAGACCCTGCGCCCGATCATGGGCGATCCGCGCGCCGTTCGTGTGGAGGATGCGGCCCCGTCGCCGATACCTTGGGCCCGCCCCGCCGACCGCCATGCCCCGCCTCGCCGCCCTCGTCCTGCTCGCCCTCGCCGCGCCCGTCTGGGCGCAGGCTTCCTCGGAGGCGATGGCCGTCGCCACGCCACAGGCCGAGGACCGGACCGCCTCCTCGGGCGTGTTCGACGCCGAGACGGCCCCGGCCTACTACGTGACGCGGCGCGGCGTCCCGATGCGCTCCGCGCCCTGGGCCTCGGCTCCCCTCCTCACGACGCTGCGCACCCGCGAGGGCGTCCGCGTGCTCGACTCCTCCACCGACCCGTCCGCCCCGACCCCGGCCGACCCGTGGTGGCTCGTTCAGTATGGCGACCAGCGCGGCTACGTCCAGGCGTCGGCGCTCTCGAACGTCTGGATCCGCATCGACAAGAGCGACCGGACGACCTACGTCTACCGCGGCGCCGAGCTGCTCTACGAGTACCCGTCCGACGTCTCGGTGAGCCCCGAGGACAAGGTCCGCCGATCGGGCCAGGAGGAGCTCGACCACTACCGGATGCCCGAAGGCACCTTCTTCGTGACGCGCCTCAACGATGCGTCGAGCTACTACCGGGCGTTCGTGCTGAGCTATCCCGGCCCGACGCACGCGCTGCGCGGCGTCCAGGAGGGCATCATCACGCAGGCGCAGTACCAGACCATCCTCCGGGCGGACCAGCAAGGCCTGGAGCCGCCCATGAACACGCCGCTGGGCGGGCTGATCGAGATCCACGGCCACGGGTCGGGCCGCCAGCGGGCGTGGACGCGCGGCTGCGTCGCCCTCCGGAACGTCCACATGGACGAGCTGTGGGGGATCGTGCAGGTGGGCACGCCCGTCGTGATCGAGCCGTAGCCCCGTCGGGGTCTCGCACGTCGGGACCGAGGCGGACAGGGCCGCGCGGGGCAGGCGCCTCCGCAACACCGGTCGGGCGGCGGACGTACCCCGGGGACACGATCCGTTCCCCTTCATGTCCGCTCTCCGCACCGCCGCGACCGGCCTCGCCCTGCTCCTGCTGGCGCTCGTCGGCGCGAGCCCCTCGGCCCAGCCCTCCACGGCCGCGCTCGCGCTCGACGCCCCCCTCGGCGACGGCCCCGTCTACCGCGTCGAGATCGACGGGATGATCGACAACGCGCTCGCGGCCTACGTCCTGCGCGCCCTCTCCGATGCTGAGGCCGACTCGGCGTCGGTCGTCATCTTCCAGATCGACACGTTCGGCGGGCTGCTCGACGCGGCCGACGAGATCCGCAAGGCCATCCTGTCGTCGCCGGTGCCGACCGTGGCCGTGATCGACCGCAACGCGGCCTCGGCGGGGGCGCTGATCGCCTACGCCAACGACAAGATCGTGATGGTGCCCGGGGCCTCGATGGGCGCGGCGACGGCCGTCAACCAGACCGGCGAATACGCGCCCGAGAAGATCCAGAGCTACACGCGCGGCCTGATGCGCGCCACTGCAGAGGCCACCGGCCGCGACCCCCAGATCGCCGAGGCGATGGTGGACGAGACCATCGACATCCCCGGCGTCAGCCCCGAGGGGACGCTGCTGACGGTGTCCACCGACGAGGCCCTCCGCCTCGGCATCGCCGACGCCGCCCTCCCGTCCGCCGACGCCGTGGTCGCGGCGCTGGGGGCGGCCGAGAACCCGCAGGAGGACCACGCGGCGACGCGCGCCGAGCAGGTGCTCCGCTTCCTCGGCTCGCCCGTGCTGGCGTCGCTGCTGCTCATGATGATGATGGGCGGGCTCTACTTCGAGATCCAGACGCCCGGCGTCGGGTTCGCGGGCGCGGTCGCGCTGGTGGGCGCGGCGCTCTTCTTCGCGCCTCACTACCTGCTCGGGCTGGTCGAGAGCTGGGAGATCGCGCTGTTCGCAGTCGGCGTGGGGTTGTTGCTGGTGGAGGTGTTCGTGACGCCGGGCTTCGGCGTGTTCGGCATCGGCGGCCTCGTGCTCGTGCTGGGCGCGCTGCTGGTGGCACTCATACCCAACGTCGGCTTCGACTTCCCGAGCGACGGCGAGATCGCCCGCGCCACGACCACGCTCGCGGCCGCCCTCGTCCTGCTGGTCCTGTTCACGGTGTCGCTCAGCAAGGTGCTGCCCCGGTCGGAACGGCTGAACCGACTCGTGCTGGTCCCTGACCTCTCCGCCGCTTCGGGATACACCTCGGCCGACACCGCCGAGGACCTCGTCGGGCAGACGGGCCTGGCGCTGACCGGCCTCCGCCCGTCGGGCACGGCCGAGATCGACGGCCGCCGCGTGGACGTGGTGTCCGAGGGTCCGTTCGTGGACGCGGGCGCCTCCGTCGAGGTCGTCCGGTCGCGCGGCGCCGTCGTCGTGGTTCGCGCGGTATCGTAGGGCACGCGCCCGCACCCCATGGAACTCCTCGTCCCCATCGCCCTGATCCTGGTCGGCCTCGCCCTCGTGGCCGTCGAGGTGACCGTCGTGCCCGGCTTCAACGTGGTCGGCGTGATGGGCGTGCTGGGAGCCGCGGTGGGCGTGGTGGTGGCATTCGCCGAGTTCGGCCCGGTGGGCGGCGTCGGCACGCTGGC from Rubrivirga sp. SAORIC476 encodes the following:
- a CDS encoding HAD family hydrolase, which gives rise to MIRLFLADIDGCLSEPYVPFDLDGFRRLRDWGLRAETDDRVPRLGLCSGRSYAYVEAMAQALGLRAPALFESGGGRFDLADARITWNPALTPGTEAALDHCRAFMLEHIVHRSPTVSFDYGKRTQSGIVSPVVGECETFLPEIEAFVSDAGLDLTAYHTPYSVDVVPHDLTKVLALEWVAREEGLSMAEVAFIGDTNGDAPAIAAAGLGFAPANGAETAHAAADVVTEAAVLGGVLEAYRACLAHNGVAE
- a CDS encoding L,D-transpeptidase family protein; its protein translation is MPRLAALVLLALAAPVWAQASSEAMAVATPQAEDRTASSGVFDAETAPAYYVTRRGVPMRSAPWASAPLLTTLRTREGVRVLDSSTDPSAPTPADPWWLVQYGDQRGYVQASALSNVWIRIDKSDRTTYVYRGAELLYEYPSDVSVSPEDKVRRSGQEELDHYRMPEGTFFVTRLNDASSYYRAFVLSYPGPTHALRGVQEGIITQAQYQTILRADQQGLEPPMNTPLGGLIEIHGHGSGRQRAWTRGCVALRNVHMDELWGIVQVGTPVVIEP
- a CDS encoding nodulation protein NfeD codes for the protein MSALRTAATGLALLLLALVGASPSAQPSTAALALDAPLGDGPVYRVEIDGMIDNALAAYVLRALSDAEADSASVVIFQIDTFGGLLDAADEIRKAILSSPVPTVAVIDRNAASAGALIAYANDKIVMVPGASMGAATAVNQTGEYAPEKIQSYTRGLMRATAEATGRDPQIAEAMVDETIDIPGVSPEGTLLTVSTDEALRLGIADAALPSADAVVAALGAAENPQEDHAATRAEQVLRFLGSPVLASLLLMMMMGGLYFEIQTPGVGFAGAVALVGAALFFAPHYLLGLVESWEIALFAVGVGLLLVEVFVTPGFGVFGIGGLVLVLGALLVALIPNVGFDFPSDGEIARATTTLAAALVLLVLFTVSLSKVLPRSERLNRLVLVPDLSAASGYTSADTAEDLVGQTGLALTGLRPSGTAEIDGRRVDVVSEGPFVDAGASVEVVRSRGAVVVVRAVS